In Longimicrobiales bacterium, a single window of DNA contains:
- a CDS encoding formylglycine-generating enzyme family protein — MNAFALLAVFLPVPVASAPAADVAGPDRVAAVAARATPPATREFVRIPAGIHVPFYGDGDTETIEAFELDAHPVTQHDYLQFLKNNPQWRRDRVKAAFADDGYLRDWSAPLQPTDPAAPVVGVSWFAARAFCSATGGRLPTTTEWEYVAAASADERDASRDAQFQAMALELFTRPRPATLPGAGSGARNWYGIRDLHGFVREWVVDFNSVMISDDSRGTGGNDRQLYCAAAASTARDPSDYAAFLRYSFRASLNGRSTHSNLGFRCARSVQ, encoded by the coding sequence GTGAACGCCTTTGCTCTCCTCGCGGTGTTCCTGCCGGTGCCGGTCGCGTCAGCCCCTGCGGCTGACGTGGCCGGCCCGGACCGGGTGGCAGCCGTCGCCGCACGGGCGACGCCGCCCGCGACCCGTGAGTTCGTGCGAATCCCCGCGGGCATACACGTCCCGTTCTATGGCGATGGTGACACTGAGACGATCGAGGCGTTCGAGCTGGATGCACATCCCGTCACGCAGCACGATTACCTCCAGTTCCTGAAGAACAATCCGCAGTGGCGCCGCGACCGCGTGAAGGCGGCATTCGCCGACGACGGCTACCTCCGCGACTGGTCGGCGCCATTGCAGCCGACCGATCCTGCGGCGCCCGTCGTCGGTGTGTCGTGGTTCGCGGCGCGCGCCTTCTGCAGTGCCACGGGCGGCCGCCTCCCGACAACGACCGAATGGGAGTACGTCGCGGCTGCGAGCGCCGACGAGCGCGATGCGTCGCGCGACGCGCAGTTCCAGGCCATGGCCCTCGAGTTGTTCACGCGACCGCGGCCCGCAACGCTGCCCGGTGCCGGGAGCGGCGCACGCAACTGGTACGGCATCCGCGACCTGCACGGCTTCGTGCGGGAGTGGGTGGTCGACTTCAACAGTGTGATGATCTCTGACGACTCACGCGGCACGGGCGGCAATGACCGGCAGCTGTACTGCGCGGCCGCCGCCAGCACTGCCCGCGATCCCTCGGACTACGCGGCGTTCCTGCGGTACTCGTTCCGTGCCAGCCTGAACGGCCGCTCGACACACAGCAACCTCGGATTCCGCTGCGCCAGGAGCGTACAATGA
- a CDS encoding SCO family protein, with amino-acid sequence MTSIMRTARLAAALTLMTMLLTSCSEAPAASVTDRDAAIALAADAQTSNAHAGHGSAPAPAKGSEFSIYDLESAWQDQQGLPLTLRDLAGRPRVIAMVYTSCAYACPRILKDMKRIEGELRAEGIDAGYVMVSIDPERDTPARLAEYAASTMLDPQDWILLTGTDDGTLELAALLGVRYRRVSETDFEHSNVITLIDGDGRIVHRQVGLNAEPTALVAAARSL; translated from the coding sequence ATGACTTCGATCATGCGCACCGCCCGGCTCGCCGCCGCGCTCACTCTCATGACAATGCTCCTCACGAGCTGCAGCGAAGCGCCCGCCGCGAGCGTCACTGATCGGGACGCCGCGATCGCGCTTGCCGCGGACGCGCAGACGTCGAATGCGCACGCAGGGCATGGCAGCGCGCCCGCACCCGCGAAAGGATCGGAGTTCTCGATCTACGATCTGGAATCGGCCTGGCAGGACCAGCAGGGTCTGCCGCTCACGCTGCGCGATCTGGCCGGCCGGCCGCGCGTCATCGCGATGGTCTACACGAGCTGCGCGTATGCCTGCCCGCGCATTCTCAAGGACATGAAGCGCATCGAAGGCGAGCTGCGCGCCGAGGGGATAGACGCAGGCTACGTGATGGTGTCGATCGACCCCGAGCGCGACACCCCCGCGCGCCTGGCGGAGTACGCGGCGTCGACCATGCTCGATCCGCAGGACTGGATTCTGCTGACCGGGACGGACGATGGCACTCTCGAGCTGGCGGCCCTGCTCGGCGTCCGGTACCGCCGTGTCAGTGAGACCGACTTCGAGCACTCCAATGTCATCACGCTGATCGACGGCGACGGCAGGATCGTGCACCGGCAGGTGGGACTGAACGCCGAGCCCACTGCTCTCGTAGCGGCGGCTCGGAGCCTCTAG
- a CDS encoding PepSY-associated TM helix domain-containing protein → MEEGETRERRAFPRARGREPLTPGTRRVARLMFHGHLWLGVVTTGIVLVLSISGILLNHKRPLGLMPDVPHEPTGALQSALPIARLADIAAAAAPMAGAAGVDRMDVRPRDGLIKVRFRDSVVTEVTLDLTDGRVLHIGERNDVFIEKLHSGEIFGDNWVLLSDLGAVTLIVLVISGYWLWLFPRSRQ, encoded by the coding sequence ATGGAAGAAGGCGAGACACGAGAGCGTCGCGCGTTCCCGCGGGCGCGCGGCCGCGAGCCGCTGACCCCGGGCACCCGCCGTGTCGCGCGCCTGATGTTCCACGGTCATCTGTGGCTGGGCGTCGTCACCACCGGCATCGTGCTCGTGCTCTCGATCAGCGGGATCCTTCTCAACCACAAGCGACCGCTCGGCCTCATGCCCGACGTCCCGCACGAGCCGACCGGCGCACTTCAGAGCGCGCTGCCGATCGCACGGCTGGCGGACATTGCGGCGGCCGCGGCGCCCATGGCCGGAGCGGCCGGCGTCGATCGCATGGATGTGCGCCCCCGCGACGGGCTCATCAAGGTGCGGTTCCGCGACAGTGTCGTCACGGAGGTGACGCTCGACCTCACCGATGGCCGCGTGCTGCACATCGGGGAACGCAACGATGTCTTCATCGAGAAGCTCCACTCCGGCGAGATCTTCGGCGACAACTGGGTACTGCTGAGCGATCTCGGAGCGGTCACGCTCATCGTCCTGGTGATCAGCGGGTACTGGCTGTGGCTGTTTCCGCGGAGCAGGCAGTGA
- the ccoS gene encoding cbb3-type cytochrome oxidase assembly protein CcoS, with protein sequence MNAIGFLLPIALMLGGVFALLFVIAALHGQFDDLDDPPERILHD encoded by the coding sequence ATGAACGCGATCGGTTTCCTTTTGCCGATCGCCCTAATGCTCGGCGGTGTGTTCGCGCTGCTGTTCGTCATCGCAGCGCTGCACGGCCAGTTCGACGACCTCGACGACCCGCCCGAGCGCATCCTGCACGACTGA
- a CDS encoding heavy metal translocating P-type ATPase — MSHRTRPRIAEDIRPARCPHCGTAVEDEADAFCCAGCEVAYDIIHGAGLQRYYEERTAFAPRPAPVAGGWSAVPVEPLPGGLCEVRLRVDGLRCASCVWVVERVLEATPGVTHAHVSYASGRATLRWHPADTSLAHLADRIATLGYSPRALGEESRPDRALLLRMGVAAFAAMNVMLLHASIYAGWLDVMEPRFLQLFRWTALVLATPVALWCASPFFAGAIAGLRARVLHMDVPIALGIAILYGHGVIATLAGHETYLDSLAMLVALLLAGRMLESRGRRRAAEAAVSLAASVPHAARRTTDSGVETIAVAELVVGDTIEVGPGEEVAADGIIVRGRGQLRRALLTGEAEPVEVESGDRVEAGTVLVDGAVRVRVMAVGADTMLNRMAAQLQVAADRGTRPTAADRIAPLFTAATLMVAALTFAGWALWGGVAAAVPVTVAVLVVACPCALALSHPLAAAAGLGAAARRGLLFRSSEALLALNQVDTVVLDKTGTITSGLMTVTNADDDVIRIAAGLERHSIHPIARAIVAECARRGIPLPAASVARELPGTGVEGVVDGAWWSLRSGGAGLVRLLDSNGRSYGEIRLSDELRADSRATVRSLRDRGIGVMLLSGDNNAAALSMAAAADIEETDAGVNPTGKADRIRTLREDGRHVLYAGDGLNDGPALAAADVGIAMSSGAASSVLVADGVISSEAVAPILAGFRTATACRRVIDANLRRSLAYNIAAVGAAAAGLVNPLVAALLMPLSSGLVIWGAFRVERIVRAEES, encoded by the coding sequence TTGTCCCATCGTACCAGACCTCGGATCGCTGAAGACATCCGGCCAGCCCGGTGCCCGCATTGCGGCACGGCTGTCGAGGATGAAGCCGACGCATTCTGCTGCGCCGGCTGCGAGGTCGCGTACGACATCATCCACGGTGCGGGTCTGCAACGATACTACGAGGAGCGGACCGCGTTCGCACCGCGGCCGGCGCCCGTAGCGGGGGGCTGGTCGGCCGTGCCGGTCGAGCCGCTGCCCGGCGGTCTGTGCGAGGTCAGGCTGCGGGTGGACGGATTGCGCTGCGCATCCTGCGTGTGGGTCGTGGAGCGGGTGCTGGAGGCGACGCCGGGCGTCACGCACGCGCACGTGAGCTATGCGTCAGGCCGCGCCACGCTTCGCTGGCATCCGGCGGACACCAGCCTCGCGCATCTGGCAGACCGCATTGCCACGCTCGGCTACTCACCGCGTGCTCTGGGCGAGGAGAGCAGGCCGGACCGTGCACTGCTGCTGCGCATGGGTGTAGCCGCGTTCGCGGCCATGAACGTGATGCTGCTGCACGCCTCGATCTATGCCGGCTGGCTCGACGTGATGGAGCCGCGTTTCCTGCAGCTCTTCCGCTGGACCGCACTGGTGCTCGCGACACCGGTCGCGCTCTGGTGTGCGTCTCCATTCTTCGCCGGAGCGATCGCAGGTCTGCGTGCGCGCGTGCTGCACATGGATGTACCGATTGCGCTGGGCATCGCGATCCTGTATGGCCACGGCGTGATTGCGACGCTGGCTGGACACGAAACGTATCTTGACTCCCTCGCCATGCTCGTCGCGCTGCTGCTTGCCGGACGCATGCTCGAGTCGCGCGGCCGGCGTCGCGCCGCCGAGGCCGCGGTGTCACTGGCGGCCAGCGTACCGCATGCCGCGCGGCGGACCACCGACAGCGGTGTCGAAACGATAGCCGTCGCGGAGCTGGTGGTGGGCGACACAATCGAGGTCGGGCCAGGCGAGGAGGTGGCGGCGGACGGCATCATCGTGCGGGGACGCGGGCAGCTGCGGCGCGCGCTGCTCACGGGAGAAGCCGAGCCGGTAGAGGTGGAGTCGGGCGACCGTGTCGAAGCCGGCACGGTGCTCGTCGACGGCGCCGTTCGCGTGCGAGTCATGGCGGTCGGTGCGGACACGATGTTGAACCGGATGGCCGCACAGCTGCAGGTGGCGGCGGACCGCGGCACGCGACCCACTGCCGCCGATCGCATTGCTCCGCTGTTCACGGCCGCGACGCTGATGGTCGCGGCGCTGACCTTCGCGGGCTGGGCGTTATGGGGTGGCGTCGCGGCCGCGGTCCCCGTCACGGTCGCGGTGCTCGTGGTTGCGTGTCCGTGCGCGCTGGCGCTGTCGCATCCGCTGGCCGCGGCCGCGGGCCTCGGTGCGGCGGCGCGGCGCGGGCTCCTGTTCCGCTCGAGTGAGGCGCTGCTGGCGCTGAACCAGGTGGACACCGTGGTGCTGGACAAGACGGGCACGATCACTTCCGGCCTCATGACCGTCACCAACGCCGACGACGATGTGATTCGCATCGCGGCCGGTCTGGAGCGCCACAGCATTCACCCGATCGCACGCGCGATCGTCGCCGAATGCGCGCGCCGCGGCATACCGCTGCCCGCGGCAAGTGTCGCGCGGGAGCTGCCCGGAACCGGTGTCGAGGGAGTCGTCGACGGGGCGTGGTGGTCACTGCGCAGTGGCGGCGCGGGGCTGGTCCGGCTGCTCGATTCCAATGGCAGATCATATGGTGAAATACGGTTGAGCGACGAGCTGCGCGCGGACTCCCGTGCCACGGTGCGCTCGCTCCGGGACCGCGGCATCGGCGTTATGCTGCTGAGCGGCGACAACAACGCCGCGGCACTGAGCATGGCTGCGGCCGCAGACATCGAGGAGACCGACGCTGGCGTCAATCCGACAGGCAAGGCCGACCGGATCCGGACGCTGCGCGAGGACGGCAGGCATGTGCTGTATGCGGGTGATGGCCTCAACGACGGACCCGCGCTCGCCGCCGCCGACGTCGGGATCGCGATGTCGAGCGGCGCGGCGAGCAGTGTGCTCGTCGCCGACGGCGTCATATCGTCCGAAGCGGTTGCACCGATCCTGGCCGGCTTTCGCACGGCCACGGCCTGCCGCCGCGTGATCGACGCCAATCTTCGACGTTCCCTCGCGTACAATATCGCCGCAGTCGGCGCGGCCGCCGCAGGACTGGTCAACCCGCTTGTCGCCGCACTCCTGATGCCGCTGTCCAGCGGACTCGTGATCTGGGGCGCGTTCCGCGTCGAGCGCATCGTGCGCGCGGAAGAATCATGA
- the ccoG gene encoding cytochrome c oxidase accessory protein CcoG, with protein sequence MLGFAGTRNWVYLQHIDGAFQRIRRRTFLGLHLILFGLPWLQIDGNPALMLDLPDRRLYSFGAIFTATDTILLVLVLLFLAFALFFFTSLFGRLWCGYACPQTVLLDAWVRPIERWIEGERTTRIRRDSAGFSWARAGRKAAKWTLFALAAFVVSMSFMSFFTPTRELWSGNASGVSYALVGIFAAGWFLDFTWFREQFCNYLCPYARFQSAMTDDNTLIIAYDPARGDPRGGKDAKKDGRCIECSKCVTTCPQGIDIRDGFQLECITCARCIDACTDVMGRFGHDSLIGYSNLATLAGRRTRFWRPRTVAYAAALTTIVAVGAALVTVRVPFEASVSRMPGSLYTVDDDGWVRNTYLLRLANNRPGASQSFTVSVEGITDAEVLTPTVELKEAEGRMVAMVVRAPAIAATARTLPLRVHVMSESGERVLDTTFKTAAGGSGP encoded by the coding sequence ATGCTCGGGTTCGCCGGCACCCGCAACTGGGTCTACCTGCAGCACATCGACGGAGCGTTCCAGCGCATCCGCCGGCGCACGTTCCTCGGTCTGCACCTGATCCTGTTCGGGCTGCCCTGGCTCCAGATCGACGGCAACCCGGCGCTGATGCTCGATCTGCCCGACCGTCGGCTCTACTCGTTCGGCGCGATCTTCACTGCCACGGATACCATCCTGCTCGTGCTGGTACTCCTGTTCCTGGCGTTCGCGCTGTTCTTCTTCACGTCATTGTTCGGCCGGCTGTGGTGCGGGTACGCGTGCCCGCAGACGGTGCTGCTGGATGCGTGGGTGCGGCCGATCGAGCGCTGGATCGAAGGTGAGCGTACCACGCGCATCCGCCGTGACAGCGCCGGCTTCTCCTGGGCCCGGGCCGGTCGGAAAGCGGCGAAATGGACGCTGTTCGCACTGGCCGCGTTCGTCGTGTCCATGTCGTTCATGAGCTTCTTCACGCCGACGCGCGAGCTGTGGTCGGGCAATGCGAGTGGCGTGAGCTACGCGCTGGTCGGCATCTTTGCTGCGGGCTGGTTCCTCGACTTCACGTGGTTCCGCGAGCAGTTCTGCAACTACCTCTGTCCGTATGCGCGATTCCAGAGCGCGATGACGGACGACAACACCCTGATCATCGCGTACGATCCGGCGCGCGGCGATCCGCGTGGGGGCAAGGACGCGAAAAAGGACGGCCGCTGCATCGAGTGCAGCAAGTGCGTGACGACCTGTCCGCAGGGGATCGACATCCGGGACGGGTTCCAGCTCGAATGCATCACGTGCGCACGCTGCATCGACGCGTGTACGGACGTGATGGGACGCTTCGGCCACGACTCGCTGATCGGCTACAGCAACCTGGCCACGCTCGCGGGCCGGCGCACCCGCTTCTGGCGTCCGCGCACCGTCGCCTACGCAGCGGCACTCACGACGATCGTGGCGGTCGGAGCGGCACTCGTAACCGTGCGGGTACCGTTCGAGGCTTCCGTGTCGCGCATGCCCGGGTCGCTCTACACGGTCGATGACGACGGCTGGGTTCGTAACACGTATCTGCTGCGACTCGCCAACAACCGGCCGGGTGCGTCGCAGTCGTTCACGGTCAGTGTCGAAGGCATCACGGATGCCGAAGTGCTCACGCCCACGGTCGAGCTGAAGGAAGCCGAAGGGCGCATGGTGGCGATGGTCGTGCGCGCTCCCGCCATCGCCGCGACGGCCCGCACGCTGCCGCTGCGCGTGCACGTGATGTCGGAGTCGGGCGAGCGCGTCCTGGACACGACATTCAAGACGGCAGCAGGAGGTTCGGGCCCATGA
- a CDS encoding c-type cytochrome, producing the protein MSRKKEPPNQVLGHADEADGIEEYDNPLPDWWLGLFWFCIVWAFAYTIHYHFIADRSQEKALAAELAAADLRWPQSATPAEFTITPGMAEAGETVYATNCAACHGPELRGGIGPDLTDEEWIHGSSPEDVVRTITEGVPAKGMPGWGPILGPERVNQAAAYILSLHGD; encoded by the coding sequence ATGAGCAGGAAGAAGGAGCCGCCCAACCAGGTCCTGGGCCATGCCGATGAGGCGGATGGCATTGAAGAATACGACAACCCGCTGCCGGACTGGTGGCTCGGCCTGTTCTGGTTCTGCATTGTGTGGGCGTTCGCGTACACGATCCACTACCACTTCATCGCAGACCGCTCGCAGGAGAAGGCCCTCGCCGCTGAGCTCGCGGCCGCCGACCTGCGCTGGCCGCAGTCCGCGACGCCCGCGGAGTTCACGATCACGCCCGGCATGGCGGAAGCAGGGGAGACGGTTTACGCGACGAACTGTGCGGCCTGCCACGGGCCCGAGCTGCGGGGCGGCATCGGTCCGGACCTGACGGATGAGGAATGGATCCACGGCAGCTCGCCGGAGGACGTGGTGCGTACGATCACGGAAGGCGTCCCGGCGAAGGGCATGCCGGGGTGGGGCCCCATCCTGGGGCCGGAGCGCGTGAACCAGGCCGCCGCCTACATCCTGTCGCTGCACGGGGACTGA
- a CDS encoding CcoQ/FixQ family Cbb3-type cytochrome c oxidase assembly chaperone, producing MNPVYRDAAGYVQNAWIMGAMTVLFVACFVGWTWWAYKGSNRARFEDAARLPLTTGDDA from the coding sequence ATGAACCCGGTATATCGCGATGCGGCGGGATACGTCCAGAACGCGTGGATCATGGGCGCGATGACGGTGCTGTTCGTCGCATGCTTCGTCGGGTGGACGTGGTGGGCATACAAGGGCAGCAACCGTGCGCGATTCGAGGATGCGGCACGGCTGCCGCTGACGACAGGAGATGATGCATGA
- the ccoO gene encoding cytochrome-c oxidase, cbb3-type subunit II yields the protein MSEDRRTPQDRTPENARAAAGRQPAKEHWHRRLLEGRIGLFAVLTTVVISIGGIVEIVPMFSVKTGPQPLAGVTPFTPLELAGRDIYIREGCYVCHSQMIRPMRAELQRYGEWTRAGELVYERPFLLGSRRIGPDLQRVGGKYPDAWHYEHMRDPRSTSPGSIMPPYAFLLERRIDPRDVMASVVAMRRLGVPYDNATIEQVAAHLNAQAALITRSLAAAQIDSEPDREIIALIAYLQRLGQDGRRALEAAEATTAATPAPATEGGS from the coding sequence ATGTCGGAAGATCGGCGCACGCCGCAGGATCGCACACCGGAAAACGCCCGCGCAGCGGCCGGACGTCAGCCGGCGAAGGAGCACTGGCATCGCCGGCTGCTCGAGGGCCGCATCGGCCTGTTCGCGGTGCTCACGACAGTCGTCATCTCGATCGGCGGCATCGTCGAGATCGTACCCATGTTCTCCGTGAAGACCGGACCGCAGCCTTTGGCCGGCGTGACGCCGTTTACGCCGCTGGAGCTGGCCGGGCGCGACATCTACATCCGCGAAGGCTGCTACGTCTGCCACTCGCAGATGATCCGGCCGATGCGCGCGGAGCTGCAGCGGTACGGCGAGTGGACGCGCGCGGGGGAGCTCGTCTACGAGCGGCCGTTCCTGCTCGGCTCGCGCCGAATCGGGCCGGACCTGCAGCGTGTGGGCGGCAAGTACCCGGACGCGTGGCATTACGAGCACATGCGTGATCCGCGCAGCACGTCGCCGGGCAGCATCATGCCGCCGTATGCGTTCCTGCTCGAGCGTCGGATCGACCCGCGCGACGTGATGGCGTCGGTCGTGGCGATGCGTCGGCTCGGCGTGCCGTATGACAACGCGACCATCGAGCAGGTGGCCGCGCACCTGAACGCACAGGCGGCTCTCATCACGCGGAGTCTCGCGGCCGCGCAGATCGACAGCGAACCGGACCGCGAGATCATCGCACTGATCGCATATCTCCAGCGGCTCGGCCAGGACGGCCGGCGTGCGCTCGAGGCGGCGGAGGCCACGACCGCCGCGACGCCCGCGCCTGCGACGGAGGGCGGATCATGA
- the ccoN gene encoding cytochrome-c oxidase, cbb3-type subunit I, producing the protein MATLPRMERTKVPTSVSPAYDDDIVRLFFIATVVWALVGMLVGVIIALQLAWWPANLNSPYTTFGRLRPLHTNAVVFAFTGNICFTGIYYSLQRLLKTRMFNDTLSKLHFWGWQAIIVGAAITLPLGMTQSKEYAELIWPLDVLITVVWVLFAINFFGTIARRRVEHLYVAIWFYISFVITIPVLHIVNSLAIPATIGRSYPVFAGMTDGLVQWWYGHNAVGFFLTTPLLGLMYYFLPRAAERPVYSYRLSIVHFWALVFLYIWAGPHHLLYSALPEWAQTLGMVFSIMLLAPSWGGMLNGLLTLRGAWDRVRTDPILKFMVVAVSFYGMSTFEGPMMSIRAVNGLAHFTNWVVGHVHSGALGWVGMISFAVLYWLAPRLWNRPLARPGWATTHFWLATSGIVLYTVSMWAAGLMEGLMWRGVDGAGQLKYPNFTEIVTQLEPFYWLRVAGGTMYLTGAIMMAINFVLTVRAARRERLSVPTPAAA; encoded by the coding sequence GTGGCGACGCTGCCGCGCATGGAACGGACGAAAGTACCGACCTCGGTGAGCCCGGCGTACGATGATGACATCGTGCGCCTCTTCTTCATTGCGACGGTGGTATGGGCGCTGGTGGGGATGCTGGTCGGTGTGATCATCGCGCTGCAGCTGGCGTGGTGGCCGGCCAATCTCAACTCGCCATACACGACGTTCGGCCGGCTGCGGCCGCTCCACACGAACGCGGTGGTATTCGCGTTCACCGGCAACATCTGCTTCACGGGCATCTACTACTCGCTCCAGCGCCTGCTGAAGACGCGGATGTTCAATGATACGCTCTCGAAGCTGCACTTCTGGGGCTGGCAGGCGATCATCGTCGGTGCGGCCATCACACTGCCGCTCGGCATGACGCAGTCGAAGGAATACGCCGAGCTGATCTGGCCACTCGACGTGCTCATCACGGTGGTCTGGGTGCTCTTCGCGATCAACTTCTTCGGCACGATCGCGCGCCGCAGGGTCGAGCACCTGTATGTCGCGATCTGGTTCTACATCTCGTTCGTCATCACGATCCCCGTGCTGCACATCGTCAACAGCCTCGCGATCCCGGCGACGATCGGCCGCTCCTACCCTGTGTTCGCGGGCATGACGGACGGCCTGGTGCAGTGGTGGTACGGCCACAACGCCGTGGGCTTCTTCCTGACGACACCGCTGCTCGGTCTCATGTACTACTTCCTGCCGCGCGCGGCGGAACGGCCGGTATACAGTTACCGCCTGTCGATCGTGCACTTCTGGGCGCTCGTGTTCCTCTACATCTGGGCGGGCCCCCACCATCTGCTGTACTCGGCCCTGCCGGAGTGGGCGCAGACACTCGGCATGGTGTTCAGCATCATGCTGCTCGCACCGTCATGGGGCGGCATGCTGAACGGGCTGCTGACGCTGCGCGGCGCGTGGGACCGCGTGCGCACCGATCCGATCCTGAAGTTCATGGTGGTCGCGGTCAGCTTCTACGGCATGAGCACGTTCGAAGGCCCGATGATGTCGATACGCGCCGTCAACGGACTCGCCCACTTCACGAACTGGGTGGTCGGTCACGTGCACAGCGGCGCACTCGGCTGGGTGGGCATGATCTCGTTTGCGGTGCTGTACTGGCTCGCACCGCGCCTGTGGAACCGGCCGCTCGCGCGACCGGGCTGGGCGACGACGCACTTCTGGCTGGCGACGTCCGGCATCGTGCTCTACACGGTGTCGATGTGGGCGGCCGGGCTCATGGAGGGGCTGATGTGGCGCGGCGTGGACGGCGCCGGTCAGCTCAAGTACCCGAATTTCACGGAGATCGTGACGCAGCTGGAGCCGTTCTACTGGCTGCGTGTGGCGGGCGGCACGATGTACCTGACCGGCGCGATAATGATGGCGATCAACTTCGTCCTCACCGTGCGCGCGGCGCGGCGTGAGAGACTGTCGGTACCCACACCGGCTGCGGCCTGA
- a CDS encoding sulfite exporter TauE/SafE family protein encodes MNIIVAAALAGMLATPHCAAMCGGFATLCARPRSGLAGWHIGRLATYAALGAIAGSVGGLIPGPAWLPAALATALLVWFAAALAGLVPQPALRIPGLSRAAQLVARRDAVAARVVFGSLTGLLPCGMVYAALGMAVAAGGAVTGAGVMLAFGAATIPGLTILSIGLQRIALRSLWTRRVVAILILILGLWSVSMRATAHAPAAQAMEAHQSH; translated from the coding sequence ATGAACATCATTGTCGCCGCAGCGCTGGCCGGCATGCTCGCGACGCCGCACTGCGCGGCCATGTGCGGTGGCTTCGCCACGCTCTGCGCCCGGCCCCGGAGCGGCCTCGCCGGGTGGCACATCGGGCGCCTCGCGACGTACGCGGCGCTCGGCGCGATCGCCGGCAGCGTGGGCGGCCTGATCCCCGGCCCCGCATGGCTGCCCGCGGCACTGGCGACCGCGCTGCTGGTATGGTTCGCAGCCGCCCTCGCCGGCCTCGTACCGCAGCCGGCACTCCGCATACCCGGCCTCTCACGCGCCGCGCAGCTCGTCGCGCGCCGCGATGCCGTCGCCGCGCGGGTCGTGTTCGGATCGCTCACGGGCCTGCTGCCCTGCGGCATGGTATACGCCGCACTCGGCATGGCCGTCGCCGCGGGCGGCGCGGTCACCGGGGCCGGAGTCATGCTCGCGTTCGGCGCCGCCACCATTCCCGGCCTGACGATCCTGTCGATCGGCCTTCAGAGGATCGCGCTGAGGAGTCTCTGGACGCGCCGCGTCGTCGCTATCCTGATCCTGATCCTCGGCCTCTGGTCCGTAAGCATGCGTGCAACTGCCCATGCGCCGGCCGCACAGGCCATGGAGGCGCACCAGTCACACTAA